A single window of Gemmatimonadales bacterium DNA harbors:
- a CDS encoding rod shape-determining protein, protein MKFPFKFKSLIPANEIAVDLGTANTLVYVKGEGIVLNEPSVVAIDRASGEPKAFGLDAKRMLGRTPEGIIAVRPLKDGVIADFERTEKMLRHFLRTIISKHFFHVKPMVIVAVPSGITEVERRAVRDSAETAGAKAVFMVAEPMAAAIGVGLPVETPTGNMVIDIGGGTTEIAVIALSGIVCDTSIRTGGDELDQAIVQFMRKNYNLLVGEPTAEAIKIKIGSAYPTGDEREMEVKGRDLVSGIPKTVRVHSTEVREAVQEPIQQIVDAVRRALEITPPELAADIVDRGIVMTGGGALIRGLDLLLQQETGLPIHVDEDPLTCVVRGTGRILDEYDKYRNVLTR, encoded by the coding sequence ATGAAGTTTCCGTTCAAATTCAAGTCACTCATACCCGCGAACGAGATCGCCGTCGATCTCGGCACGGCAAACACGCTGGTCTACGTCAAGGGCGAGGGGATCGTCCTCAACGAGCCGTCGGTGGTCGCCATCGATCGGGCCAGCGGAGAGCCCAAGGCGTTCGGACTGGATGCTAAGCGGATGCTCGGGCGTACGCCTGAGGGGATCATCGCCGTCCGTCCACTCAAAGACGGGGTAATCGCCGACTTCGAGCGGACCGAGAAGATGCTGCGTCACTTTCTCAGGACCATCATCTCGAAGCACTTCTTCCACGTCAAACCGATGGTCATCGTTGCGGTGCCCTCCGGGATTACCGAGGTGGAGCGCCGCGCGGTTCGTGACTCGGCGGAAACGGCGGGCGCCAAGGCTGTCTTCATGGTGGCGGAGCCGATGGCCGCGGCGATTGGGGTGGGCCTTCCGGTCGAAACGCCGACTGGCAACATGGTGATCGATATCGGCGGCGGTACTACCGAGATCGCCGTGATTGCGCTGTCCGGCATCGTCTGTGACACCTCGATCCGGACCGGCGGCGACGAGCTCGACCAGGCCATCGTCCAGTTCATGCGGAAGAATTACAACCTGCTGGTTGGTGAGCCGACGGCCGAGGCGATCAAGATCAAGATCGGGTCCGCCTACCCGACGGGCGACGAGCGGGAGATGGAAGTCAAAGGCCGCGACCTGGTCTCGGGTATTCCCAAGACGGTTCGAGTGCATTCGACCGAGGTGCGTGAGGCGGTTCAGGAGCCGATTCAGCAGATCGTCGACGCGGTGCGCCGGGCCTTGGAAATCACGCCGCCCGAACTGGCCGCGGACATCGTCGATCGCGGCATCGTGATGACCGGCGGCGGCGCCCTGATTCGCGGTCTCGATCTTCTGTTGCAGCAGGAAACCGGTCTGCCGATCCACGTCGATGAGGATCCCCTGACGTGCGTCGTCCGCGGTACCGGTCGCATTCTCGACGAGTACGACAAGTATCGGAATGTCCTGACGAGGTGA
- the dut gene encoding dUTP diphosphatase: MVTVQIQRLSHGVDLPVPALQTAGSAGADIASADEGTLLPGERRIFRTGFAVAIPTGFEIQIRPRSGLALNHGITLPNSPATIDSDYRGELKVGLINLGQEPFQVTRGMRIAQLVLGRVEPVQFRLADSLPATSRGEGGFGSTGLK, translated from the coding sequence ATGGTGACTGTTCAGATTCAGCGACTCTCTCACGGCGTGGACCTTCCAGTGCCAGCTCTGCAGACAGCGGGCTCGGCAGGTGCGGATATCGCGTCGGCCGATGAGGGCACCCTTCTGCCCGGCGAGCGGCGGATCTTCCGAACCGGCTTTGCCGTGGCCATTCCGACCGGATTCGAAATCCAGATTCGGCCGCGCTCTGGCCTGGCGCTCAATCACGGGATCACCCTTCCCAACAGCCCCGCCACGATCGACTCGGACTACCGCGGCGAACTCAAGGTCGGGCTGATCAACCTGGGCCAGGAGCCGTTCCAGGTGACTCGCGGCATGCGGATCGCCCAGTTGGTACTCGGTCGAGTCGAGCCGGTGCAATTTCGGCTGGCTGATTCGTTACCAGCGACGTCGAGGGGAGAGGGCGGTTTTGGGAGTACCGGCCTCAAGTAA
- a CDS encoding rod shape-determining protein MreC encodes MRPSLGRSLSRSDTFLLAVCLVLSLIALALPSRWTQAFASWVRSTALAPLLWIQNNAEEQRTSRLRLRAIAGARDSAALAAQSLAALTAENQQLRALLELRPRVGYQTVPAEVLRQSLPTDGRTLLLGAGQSSGVAVGDPVVSPEGLIGLVISVDAASSIAMSWAHPDFAVAAVTEDGSVMGLAAPIGNVGANEAFLELRGVPYRDTVAVGTQVLTSGLTGVYPKGIPIGRVAGVRREELGWERIYRLNPLANPAHVTHVLVYLIRSSSRLSIGEPDSNP; translated from the coding sequence ATGAGGCCGAGCCTGGGCCGGTCGCTGTCCCGGAGCGATACGTTCCTTCTCGCGGTGTGCCTGGTCCTGTCGCTCATTGCGCTGGCCTTGCCGTCGCGCTGGACTCAGGCGTTTGCCTCCTGGGTGCGGTCGACCGCGCTTGCCCCGCTTCTCTGGATCCAGAACAACGCCGAAGAACAGCGCACCAGCCGGCTGCGGTTGCGGGCTATTGCCGGCGCCCGCGATTCGGCGGCTCTCGCTGCGCAATCGCTGGCGGCCCTGACCGCCGAGAACCAGCAGCTCAGGGCGTTGCTCGAGTTGCGGCCGCGGGTTGGCTACCAGACGGTGCCAGCCGAGGTGCTCCGTCAGTCGCTCCCGACCGACGGACGGACCCTGCTGCTCGGGGCGGGGCAGTCGTCCGGAGTCGCAGTGGGTGACCCCGTGGTGTCGCCGGAAGGGCTGATCGGCCTGGTGATCAGTGTGGATGCGGCGTCGTCAATCGCGATGTCCTGGGCGCATCCCGATTTTGCCGTGGCCGCGGTGACAGAAGATGGCAGCGTAATGGGTCTTGCGGCGCCGATCGGCAATGTCGGCGCCAATGAAGCGTTTCTGGAGCTTCGGGGTGTGCCGTATCGTGACACGGTTGCGGTCGGTACGCAGGTGCTGACGTCCGGGCTCACCGGGGTCTATCCCAAGGGCATACCGATCGGTCGGGTTGCCGGCGTGCGTCGTGAAGAACTGGGATGGGAGCGGATCTATCGCCTCAACCCGCTGGCCAATCCGGCGCACGTAACACACGTCCTGGTGTACCTGATCCGCAGCAGCAGCCGACTGTCCATCGGCGAGCCTGATTCCAATCCATGA
- the mreD gene encoding rod shape-determining protein MreD, which translates to MMTSRRAQRWRVGVVIAILVAAHFYVRPWFGGRAGPDLIMLAMMLVAIRSRPGTAAVVGFVVGLTADILTPARFGAGALAHTIVGYLAAWGRAVFFPDNLLVNAGLFAAGLWLRNLIVLITSSATTGDLAESLLIWSPIQALSTAVAGVIVVVLFREWLAIRLEE; encoded by the coding sequence ATGATGACGAGCCGGCGGGCCCAGCGGTGGCGGGTCGGAGTGGTGATCGCGATTCTGGTTGCCGCGCATTTCTACGTTCGTCCGTGGTTCGGGGGGCGTGCCGGTCCGGATCTGATCATGCTGGCCATGATGCTGGTTGCGATTCGGAGCCGCCCGGGAACGGCCGCGGTGGTCGGATTCGTGGTCGGGCTCACCGCAGACATTCTGACCCCGGCGCGATTCGGAGCGGGTGCGTTGGCGCACACGATCGTCGGGTATCTCGCGGCGTGGGGCCGAGCGGTGTTCTTCCCGGACAACCTGCTGGTCAATGCCGGCCTGTTTGCCGCTGGCCTTTGGCTCCGAAACCTGATTGTATTGATCACCAGTTCGGCGACGACGGGTGACCTGGCGGAATCGCTCCTGATCTGGTCGCCGATCCAGGCGTTGTCTACGGCCGTGGCGGGGGTGATCGTCGTGGTGTTGTTCCGAGAGTGGCTGGCCATCCGGTTGGAAGAATGA